In Ctenopharyngodon idella isolate HZGC_01 chromosome 2, HZGC01, whole genome shotgun sequence, the following are encoded in one genomic region:
- the gk5 gene encoding putative glycerol kinase 5 → MGTQRNGFCKRETFILSVDVGTTSIRCHVYDKSANIKGSCSSKVSLLYPQPGWVEIDPEELWKGFVTVVKGAVQDSGLQMCQMEGLGISTQRATFMTWDKNTGKPFHNFITWQDLRAAELVRSWNGSCTMKTVHGVTKMLHFLTRQKRFLAASLVVFTTQHVSLRLVWALNNIPQLREAVEDGSCYFGTIDTWLLYKLTKGLVHATDYSNASTTAIFDSYQMCWSGFLCSLLSIPLSILPRVQNTSHKFGSCDPSIFGVPIPIMSVMADQQAAMFGECCFDTGDVKITMGTGTFMDINTGNKPHTSVAGLYPLVGWKIGADVVYLAEGNAAGTGAAIKWAQDLELFSDVKETETIATSVEDSDGVYFVPSFNGLQAPLNDPKACASFMGLKPSTTKRHLVRAILESIAFRNKQLFDVMLRETRIPITKIRADGGVCTNDFIMQLTADLLGRKIARPCHFDMSCLGAAFVAGLGTGYWRSQEELKKLLTTDQHFLPRRSKAEGDKGGQYRAVLQSWERALQRSMHWYSQP, encoded by the exons ATGGGGACACAGAGAAACGGGTTCTGCAAACGAGAGACTTTCATTCTGTCTGTTGATGTGGGAACAACTTCCATAAGGTGCCATGTTTACGATAAGAGTGCGAATATCAAGGGGTCCTGCTCCTCGAAG GTGTCCCTTCTGTATCCTCAGCCTGGATGGGTCGAGATTGACCCTGAGGAACTGTGGAAAGGGTTTGTCACTGTAGTCAAAGGAGCAGTTCAAG ACTCAGGCTTACAGATGTGCCAAATGGAAGGTCTTGGCATCTCAACCCAGAGGGCAACATTCATGACCTGGGACAA AAACACAGGAAAACCATTTCATAATTTCATCACCTGGCAGGACTTGAGGGCAGCCGAGTTGGTGAGATCGTGGAACGGGTCCTGTACTATGAAG ACAGTACATGGGGTGACGAAGATGCTGCACTTCCTCACCAGACAAAAGCGGTTCCTTGCAGCCAGTTTGGTAGTTTTTACTACCCAACATGTGTCACTACGTCTTGTCTGGGCCTTGAACAATATCCCTCAG TTGCGGGAGGCAGTCGAAGACGGTTCCTGTTATTTTGGGACCATAGACACGTGGCTGCTGTACAAACTCACTAAAG GCCTGGTTCATGCTACAGATTACTCTAATGCCAGTACAACAGCAATATTTGATTCCTATCAG ATGTGCTGGAGTGGGTTTCTTTGCTCACTCCTCTCTATACCTCTCTCCATCCTTCCCAGGGTGCAGAACACGAG TCATAAATTTGGCTCATGTGATCCATCCATATTCGGGGTGCCCATCCCAATCATGTCTGTT ATGGCGGATCAACAAGCAGCCATGTTTGGAGAATGCTGTTTTGACACTGGAGATGTGAAAATTACTATGGGCACTGGGACCTTCATGGACATCAATACAGGAAACAAACCACACACGTCTGTTGCCG GCCTTTATCCACTGGTGGGCTGGAAGATCGGTGCTGATGTTGTGTATCTGGCTGAAGGCAATGCTGCTGGAACAGGTGCTGCAATTAAATGGGCACAGGATCTAG AGCTCTTTTCTGATGTGAAGGAGACAGAAACCATAGCCACTAGTGTGGAAGACTCAGATGGCGTGTATTTTGTGCCTTCTTTCAATGGCTTACag GCCCCTCTGAATGATCCTAAAGCTTGTGCCTCTTTTATGGGCTTAAAACCTTCCACAACCAAGAGACACCTGGTCCGAGCCATTCTGGAGTCTATAGCATTCAG GAACAAGCAGCTCTTTGATGTCATGCTTAGGGAAACACGTATTCCCATTACTAAAATCAG GGCAGATGGAGGTGTATGCACAAATGATTTCATCATGCAGCTGACTGCTGATCTGTTGGGGCGCAAGATAGCACGTCCATGTCACTTTGACATGTCCTGCCTTGGAGCTGCTTTTGTTGCGGGACTAGGAACAG GCTACTGGAGGAGCCAAGAGGAGCTGAAGAAGCTTTTGACCACTGACCAACATTTCCTTCCCAGAAGGAGTAAAGCAGAAGGGGACAAGGGAGGCCAATACAGAGCTGTCCTGCAGAGCTGGGAGAGGGCTCTTCAGCGATCCATGCACTGGTACAGCCAGCCCTGA
- the ppp1r7 gene encoding protein phosphatase 1 regulatory subunit 7, whose product MSSIGGSRCQSSSEVGGSRAKMATLSVGEPQEMEVDRRGESEESGDDETKRRSLNGEVDSLQAPSTVPEESPVDMDTITLDPDEEDVDLVHCRIGKIEGLEVLQKAKTISLRQNLIKRIENLDSLVSLKELDLYDNQIRKLENLHTLTELEQLDVSFNLLRKIEGLDSLTKVKKLFLLHNKITSIANLDHLTSLQMLELGSNRIRVIENLDSLSSLESLFLGTNKITQLQNLDGLHNLTVLSIQSNRITKLEGLQNLVNLRELYLSHNGIEVMEGLENNKKLTTLDIAANRIKKIENISHLTDLKEFWMNDNQIDNWADLDELKNAKGLETVYLERNPLQKDPQYRRKIMLALPSVRQIDATFIRF is encoded by the exons ATGTCTTCTATTGGTGGATCCAGGTGTCAATCATCTAGTGAAGTGGGCGGATCTAGAGCAAAAATGGCGACTTTATCTGTCGGAGAGCCTCAAGAGATGGAAG TTGACAGGAGGGGTGAGTCTGAGGAATCAGGTGATGATGAGACCAAGAGGAGGAGTCTTAATGGAGAGGTCGACTCTCTGCAAGCCCCTTCAACTG TACCTGAAGAGTCACCTGTTGACATGGACACTATAACCTTAGACCCAGATGAAGAG GATGTGGATCTGGTCCACTGTCGCATTGGGAAGATCGAAGGTCTGGAGGTTCTCCAGAAGGCAAAG ACAATTTCACTCAGACAAAACCTCATCAAACGGATTGAGAATTTGGACAGCCTCGTCTCATTAAAGGAACTTGATCTTTATGACAACCAGATCCGTAAACTAGAGAATCTTCATACCCTAACAGAGCTCGA GCAGCTAGATGTATCATTCAACTTATTGAGGAAGATTGAGGGATTGGATAGTCTCACAAAAGTCAAGAAGCTCTTTTTGCTTCATAATAAGATTACAAGCATTGCCAACCTCGATCACCTGACGAGCCTCCAGATGCTTGAGCTGGGCTCTAACCGCATCAGG GTTATTGAGAATCTGGACTCTCTGAGTTCTTTGGAGAGTTTGTTCCTTGGCACGAATAAAATCACTCAACTACAGAACCTTGATGGATTGCACAATCTGACAGTTCTTAGTATCCAG AGTAACCGCATCACGAAGTTGGAGGGACTCCAGAATCTTGTGAACCTGCGAGAGCTTTACTTGAGTCATAATGGCATTGAAGTCATGGAGGGCCTGGAGAACAAT aaaaagctGACAACTTTGGACATCGCTGCAAACAGGATAAAAAAGATTGAAAATATCAGCCATTTGACTGATTTAAAAGAATTTTGG ATGAATGACAACCAGATAGATAACTGGGCAGACTTGGACGAACTCAAGAACGCCAAAGGTCTAGAGACTGTCTATCTGGAGAGAAACCCCCTGCAGAAGGACCCTCAATACAGACGCAAGATCATGTTGGCGCTTCCCAGTGTCAGGCAGATCGATGCCACCTTCATCCGTTTCTAA